One genomic region from Nocardia vinacea encodes:
- the uca gene encoding urea carboxylase, translating to MTLEFDTVLVANRGEIACRIMRTARALGLKTVAVYSDADVGAAHVEIADVAVHLGASPAAESYLRADLVVEAALSTGAGAIHPGYGFLSENADFATAVTDAGIAFVGPTPEQLRIFGDKHTARETAEAVGVPLIPGSGLLESAEHAVAEAERIGYPVMLKAVGGGGGIGMQACGNADELRSAYLRVQRLAATNFSSTGVFLERFVARARHIEVQLFGDGRGRVVSLGTRDCSLQRRNQKVIEEAPAPGLAPELSEQLLAASRELARSVRYRSAGTVEFVYDVERGVASFLEMNTRLQVEHPVTEAVTGVDLVEWMMRLAGGDSSMVDELPETGPAISGWAVEARVYAEDPGHAYRPSAGLITAATFPADTSSLRVDTWVATGTEVSPYYDPLLAKVIASGTTRDAAFAGLSDALAATRIYGVQTNLPQLRAASADAVVLDADHVTTTLADIRPASHRVDVLRGGTMTTIQDHPGRIGLWQVGIPPSGPMDDLSFTLANIAVGNPAGVPALECTLHGPQVRFADDSVVCVTGAQTPVTVDGQPVPMWQPVAVPAGSVLDIGAPSDAGLRTYLAVRGGIDAPLYHGSAATFTLGGFGGSTGKALVAGDVLGIVGNRPELAEPQAVPLDERPEFRHVWQLAVGIGPQTAPAYFTDADMGQFYSHPWKVGSHANRTGIRLEGPKPTWSRTDGGDAGLHPSNLHDNPYSVGTLNVSGDTPILLGPDGPSLGGFACPLTVISAHRWKLGQLRPGDTVRFVPVDDDRATALRRSNAARAKADAPMDLAAARSLLTGSREPVGLDDRGILGTVAAGADRPQVAYLRGGDDNILVEYGEMVLDLGLRMRVHALAEALAGTGLPGVIDVTPGVRSLHIHFDPEVLPQYRLLGTLTELESELPATHDLVVPSRTIRLPLSFDDPSIAEAIDRYRSGVRDTAPWLPSNTEFIRRINGLDSVEDVRAAVFAAEYLVLGLGDVYLGAPLAVPLDPRHRLVTTKYNPARTWTPSDAVGIGGKYLCIYGMASPGGYQLIGRTVPIWSSYRQSAPFETGTPWLFRFFDRIVWEPVTPEQLLEQRAAAAAGRFDAEVSDGTFALADHLRLLAENAEAIAEFETKQAVAFEAEKQAWRAAGEFEQSTIVESVPEPATDPLAGLPPDATVVTAPMIGNVWRVEIEVGQRLGAGDPVAILEAMKLELPVHSPGTGTVLKVLATPGAKVEPGTPLAVIGAAE from the coding sequence GTGACACTGGAATTCGATACGGTTCTGGTCGCCAATCGCGGCGAAATCGCCTGCCGGATCATGCGGACGGCGCGTGCGCTCGGCCTGAAAACCGTCGCCGTGTACTCCGACGCCGATGTCGGTGCGGCACATGTCGAAATCGCCGATGTCGCAGTACATCTGGGGGCGAGTCCGGCGGCGGAGTCCTACCTGCGTGCCGACCTGGTTGTCGAGGCGGCGCTGTCGACGGGTGCGGGCGCGATTCATCCCGGATACGGATTCCTGTCGGAGAACGCGGATTTCGCTACAGCGGTGACCGATGCCGGGATAGCGTTCGTCGGTCCGACGCCGGAGCAATTGCGCATCTTCGGCGACAAGCACACGGCGCGGGAGACAGCCGAAGCCGTTGGGGTGCCGCTGATTCCGGGTAGCGGACTGCTCGAATCGGCCGAGCACGCGGTGGCCGAGGCCGAACGCATCGGCTATCCGGTAATGCTCAAGGCGGTCGGTGGCGGCGGCGGTATCGGCATGCAGGCCTGCGGTAATGCCGATGAGCTGCGGTCGGCGTATCTGCGCGTGCAGCGTTTGGCCGCGACGAATTTCTCCTCGACCGGTGTTTTCCTGGAGCGGTTCGTGGCGCGGGCCCGGCATATCGAGGTGCAGCTTTTCGGTGATGGTCGCGGGCGCGTGGTGAGCCTCGGCACCAGGGATTGTTCGCTGCAGCGCCGCAACCAGAAGGTCATCGAGGAAGCGCCCGCACCCGGACTCGCACCGGAACTGTCGGAGCAGTTGCTCGCGGCGTCGCGGGAGTTGGCCAGGTCGGTGCGGTACCGATCGGCGGGCACGGTGGAGTTCGTCTACGACGTCGAGCGTGGTGTGGCCTCGTTCCTGGAGATGAACACCCGGCTGCAGGTCGAGCATCCGGTGACCGAGGCAGTGACCGGGGTCGATCTGGTCGAGTGGATGATGCGGCTGGCGGGCGGGGACAGCTCGATGGTCGACGAACTGCCCGAGACTGGACCGGCGATCAGCGGATGGGCCGTGGAGGCGCGGGTCTATGCCGAGGATCCGGGACACGCGTACCGACCGAGCGCCGGGTTGATCACGGCCGCGACCTTTCCGGCGGATACGTCGTCGCTTCGGGTCGATACCTGGGTCGCGACGGGCACCGAGGTCAGTCCGTACTACGACCCGCTGCTGGCCAAGGTGATCGCGTCGGGGACCACTCGCGACGCGGCCTTCGCGGGATTGAGCGATGCGCTGGCCGCGACCAGGATCTACGGGGTCCAAACGAATCTGCCCCAATTGCGGGCGGCGAGTGCCGATGCCGTGGTGCTGGACGCGGACCACGTCACGACGACACTGGCCGATATCCGACCCGCCAGCCATCGCGTCGATGTGCTGCGCGGTGGCACGATGACCACGATCCAGGATCATCCGGGTCGAATCGGCTTGTGGCAGGTCGGAATTCCGCCGTCGGGTCCGATGGACGATCTGTCGTTCACCCTGGCCAATATCGCCGTCGGCAACCCCGCAGGTGTGCCCGCGCTGGAATGCACGCTCCATGGGCCACAGGTGCGTTTCGCCGATGACTCAGTGGTGTGTGTGACGGGTGCGCAGACGCCGGTCACGGTGGATGGGCAACCGGTCCCGATGTGGCAGCCGGTAGCGGTCCCGGCCGGGTCGGTGCTCGATATCGGCGCACCGTCGGACGCCGGATTGCGCACCTACCTCGCGGTACGCGGCGGCATCGATGCGCCGCTCTATCACGGCAGCGCCGCCACCTTTACCCTCGGCGGTTTCGGCGGCAGCACCGGGAAAGCCCTGGTCGCGGGGGATGTGCTGGGAATCGTCGGGAATCGGCCCGAACTCGCTGAGCCACAAGCGGTTCCGCTCGACGAGCGACCCGAATTCAGGCACGTCTGGCAATTGGCCGTCGGTATCGGACCGCAGACCGCACCCGCCTATTTCACCGATGCGGATATGGGCCAATTCTATTCGCACCCTTGGAAAGTCGGCAGCCACGCGAACCGCACCGGCATTCGGCTGGAGGGTCCGAAGCCGACCTGGTCGCGCACCGACGGCGGTGATGCGGGACTGCATCCGTCGAATCTGCACGACAACCCGTACAGCGTCGGAACATTGAATGTCTCCGGCGATACCCCGATCCTGCTCGGCCCGGACGGTCCGAGCCTCGGCGGCTTCGCCTGCCCGCTCACCGTGATCTCGGCGCATCGCTGGAAACTCGGCCAGTTGCGTCCCGGCGATACCGTCCGCTTCGTGCCCGTCGACGATGACCGAGCCACAGCGCTGCGCCGTTCGAACGCTGCGCGGGCCAAGGCCGACGCCCCAATGGATCTTGCTGCCGCACGGAGCCTGCTCACCGGTTCCCGCGAGCCGGTCGGACTGGATGATCGCGGCATCCTCGGCACCGTCGCGGCGGGTGCGGATCGCCCGCAAGTCGCCTATCTGCGTGGGGGCGATGACAATATTCTGGTCGAATACGGCGAGATGGTGCTGGATCTCGGTCTGCGCATGCGGGTGCACGCACTCGCCGAGGCGCTGGCGGGTACCGGACTGCCCGGCGTCATCGATGTGACACCGGGTGTCCGTTCGCTGCACATCCATTTCGATCCCGAAGTGCTGCCCCAGTATCGGCTGCTCGGCACGCTGACCGAGCTCGAGTCCGAACTGCCCGCAACCCATGATCTCGTGGTGCCCAGCCGCACCATCCGATTGCCGCTGTCGTTCGACGATCCCTCGATTGCCGAGGCCATCGATCGATACCGCAGCGGGGTCCGCGACACCGCGCCGTGGTTGCCTTCGAATACCGAATTCATCCGCCGCATCAATGGACTCGACAGCGTCGAAGATGTGCGTGCCGCGGTCTTCGCCGCCGAGTACCTGGTGCTCGGCCTGGGGGACGTCTACCTCGGTGCGCCACTAGCGGTTCCGCTCGATCCGCGGCACCGGCTGGTCACCACCAAGTACAACCCGGCGCGCACCTGGACGCCATCGGATGCCGTCGGCATCGGCGGCAAGTACCTCTGCATATACGGCATGGCATCACCGGGCGGCTATCAGCTGATCGGCCGGACGGTGCCGATCTGGTCCAGCTACCGGCAATCCGCACCGTTCGAAACAGGCACCCCGTGGCTGTTCCGATTCTTCGACCGCATCGTCTGGGAACCGGTGACACCCGAGCAGTTGCTCGAACAGCGCGCGGCCGCCGCGGCGGGCCGTTTCGACGCCGAGGTCAGCGATGGCACCTTCGCACTCGCCGATCACCTGCGGCTACTCGCCGAAAATGCCGAAGCCATAGCGGAATTCGAGACCAAACAGGCCGTCGCCTTCGAAGCGGAGAAACAGGCCTGGCGCGCCGCAGGGGAATTCGAGCAGAGCACGATCGTCGAAAGCGTGCCGGAACCCGCTACCGACCCACTGGCCGGATTACCGCCGGACGCAACGGTGGTCACCGCACCGATGATCGGCAATGTCTGGCGGGTGGAAATCGAGGTGGGCCAGCGTCTCGGCGCTGGCGATCCGGTGGCCATCCTCGAGGCGATGAAACTCGAACTGCCGGTGCACAGCCCGGGCACCGGCACGGTACTGAAGGTACTGGCCACCCCAGGCGCGAAAGTGGAACCGGGAACCCCACTAGCAGTGATCGGAGCCGCCGAATGA
- the atzF gene encoding allophanate hydrolase, whose amino-acid sequence MTAGVLGNTEVHGTPTARVAAAYRRIAEVDRPEVWITLRAEADVAAEAAGVEQRLAAGESLPLAGVLVAVKDNIDVAGLPTTAACPEFAYTAEVTAAAIERLVAAGALVLGKTNLDQFATGLVGTRSPYGAVRHAHDPELISGGSSSGSAVAVALGIADIGIGTDTAGSGRVPAALHGIVGIKATLGIIPAHGVVPACADYDAVTVFATDLDSAVVSAAVMVGPEPRDPRSRSWPADVPLAAPQTIRLAIPRAKDLVALSDSYRDAFARTVSAVTSAGITTEEVDISEMLDAALLLYDGAIVAERYAAVGTFLDTAPASTDPTVTAIINAARATTGPGFAADLDTLARAKAAAAVILQGFAGLLLPTTTEHPSIAAVQADPFGINRRMGTFTNFCNLLDMAAVAVPGLPTATGAPFGVMVVTPAFADQVAVDIAARIIGEDNAPALVEDGVELAVFGAHLRGQPLHWQLEEIGARFTGEIRTTDAYRLTALDTTPPKPGLVRHGPGLGAPILGELFRVSAAGLGRFLAALPAPMALTSIELSDGRAVIGFACTYDAASTATDITSYGSWKAYLQNQN is encoded by the coding sequence ATGACCGCAGGCGTCCTAGGCAATACCGAAGTCCACGGCACGCCGACCGCGCGGGTCGCCGCCGCGTATCGGCGCATCGCGGAGGTCGATCGGCCGGAGGTGTGGATCACACTGCGCGCCGAGGCCGATGTCGCCGCCGAGGCCGCAGGCGTCGAACAGCGGCTCGCCGCAGGTGAATCCTTGCCGCTGGCAGGGGTATTGGTTGCGGTCAAGGACAATATCGATGTCGCGGGACTGCCGACCACCGCGGCCTGCCCCGAATTCGCCTACACCGCCGAGGTCACCGCGGCGGCGATCGAGCGCCTGGTCGCGGCGGGCGCATTGGTTCTCGGCAAGACCAATCTGGATCAGTTCGCAACCGGGCTCGTCGGTACGCGCAGCCCATACGGCGCGGTTCGCCATGCGCACGATCCGGAGTTGATCTCCGGCGGGTCCAGCTCCGGATCGGCAGTCGCCGTAGCTCTCGGTATCGCGGATATCGGAATCGGTACGGACACAGCGGGTTCCGGACGCGTACCGGCCGCACTGCACGGAATCGTCGGTATCAAAGCCACTTTGGGGATCATCCCGGCACACGGCGTGGTTCCGGCGTGTGCGGACTACGACGCAGTGACGGTCTTCGCCACCGACCTCGACAGCGCGGTCGTGTCGGCCGCGGTCATGGTCGGACCGGAGCCTCGGGATCCGCGCAGCCGGTCCTGGCCCGCCGATGTTCCGCTCGCCGCACCGCAGACCATCCGGCTGGCGATCCCCCGCGCCAAGGATCTCGTCGCGCTCAGCGATTCGTACCGAGATGCGTTCGCCCGCACTGTATCCGCGGTGACCAGCGCCGGGATAACGACCGAAGAGGTCGATATCTCCGAGATGCTCGATGCCGCACTCCTGCTCTACGACGGCGCGATCGTCGCGGAACGCTATGCGGCCGTCGGCACATTCCTCGATACCGCGCCGGCCAGCACCGATCCCACCGTGACGGCCATCATCAATGCCGCGCGAGCAACGACCGGCCCCGGATTCGCGGCTGATCTGGATACCTTGGCGCGAGCCAAGGCTGCGGCGGCGGTGATATTGCAGGGGTTCGCCGGACTGCTCTTGCCGACAACCACGGAGCATCCGAGTATCGCTGCGGTACAAGCGGATCCGTTCGGCATCAATCGACGGATGGGCACCTTCACGAACTTCTGCAATCTCCTGGATATGGCGGCCGTGGCCGTCCCCGGCCTACCCACCGCGACCGGCGCGCCCTTCGGCGTGATGGTCGTGACGCCCGCCTTCGCCGATCAGGTCGCCGTCGATATCGCCGCCCGCATCATCGGTGAGGACAACGCCCCGGCACTGGTCGAAGACGGTGTCGAACTGGCCGTCTTCGGCGCGCACCTGCGCGGCCAGCCGCTGCACTGGCAGTTGGAAGAGATCGGCGCGCGGTTCACCGGCGAGATCCGCACCACCGACGCCTACCGCCTGACCGCACTCGACACCACACCTCCGAAACCGGGACTGGTGCGCCACGGCCCGGGACTCGGTGCGCCGATCCTCGGCGAGCTGTTCCGCGTATCGGCGGCGGGACTCGGCCGCTTCCTCGCCGCGCTGCCCGCGCCGATGGCGCTGACCAGTATCGAATTATCCGACGGACGTGCGGTCATCGGCTTCGCCTGCACTTACGATGCCGCAAGTACCGCCACCGATATCACCTCCTACGGCAGTTGGAAGGCCTACCTGCAGAACCAGAACTAG
- a CDS encoding AAA family ATPase yields MSDDLVLTEMLAALERSPEVLALRVRVIELLIDRGRHAEALAQCATALGQEPGHARVLELLQQCTIVLASGAPTPAAPTRPTSSESTLSESTLAQPSPTQPAPCNTTPTESTPDEAKDDPSQYDWVAAEEQVGDIIAPAFIDEGSREFVTDSDVGVFEKPTVKLADVGGMQDVKRQLELTLLGPIRNPGFAKAFGTSARGGLLLYGPPGCGKTFIAAAVAGELGANFYPIEIADILDIYHGSGERNLHEVFEMARRNAPCVLFLDEVDALGHKRSQMSGSAWMRNVVNQLLNEMDSATHSNDGVYILGATNHPWDLDVALRRPGRFDRMILVGLPDSDARRAILRYHLKDRPVAGIDLPAIVRRTDGFSGADLAHICTSATQLAMADSISTGTVRPVGMADIEVALSQVKPSAGPWFESARNVIEFANNDGTYDELAKYMRAKKFRS; encoded by the coding sequence GTGTCCGATGATCTGGTACTGACCGAAATGCTGGCCGCGCTGGAGCGCAGTCCGGAGGTGCTCGCGCTGCGGGTGCGGGTGATCGAGTTGCTGATCGATCGTGGCCGCCATGCCGAGGCACTGGCCCAGTGTGCGACCGCGCTCGGTCAGGAACCGGGACATGCCCGGGTGCTGGAGTTGTTGCAGCAGTGCACGATTGTGCTCGCAAGTGGTGCGCCGACCCCCGCTGCGCCGACCCGGCCGACGTCGAGCGAGTCCACGCTGAGCGAGTCCACGCTGGCCCAGCCATCGCCGACCCAGCCCGCGCCGTGCAACACCACGCCAACCGAGTCGACACCGGATGAGGCGAAAGACGATCCGTCGCAATATGATTGGGTGGCAGCCGAAGAGCAGGTCGGCGATATCATCGCCCCCGCATTCATCGATGAGGGCTCGCGCGAATTCGTCACCGACTCCGATGTCGGCGTATTCGAGAAGCCTACCGTCAAGCTGGCCGATGTCGGCGGCATGCAGGATGTAAAGCGTCAGCTCGAACTCACTCTGCTCGGTCCGATCCGAAATCCCGGATTCGCCAAGGCTTTCGGCACTTCCGCGCGCGGCGGACTCCTGCTCTACGGCCCGCCCGGCTGCGGTAAGACCTTCATCGCCGCGGCGGTGGCCGGTGAACTCGGTGCGAACTTCTACCCGATCGAGATCGCCGACATCCTCGATATCTACCACGGTTCCGGTGAGCGCAATCTGCACGAGGTCTTCGAAATGGCCCGCCGCAACGCGCCCTGTGTGCTGTTCCTCGACGAGGTCGACGCCCTCGGGCACAAGCGCAGTCAGATGTCGGGTTCGGCCTGGATGCGGAATGTGGTGAATCAGCTGCTCAACGAGATGGATTCGGCCACCCACAGCAACGACGGCGTCTACATCCTCGGCGCCACCAACCACCCATGGGACCTCGATGTCGCCCTGCGCCGCCCCGGCCGGTTCGACCGCATGATCCTGGTCGGCCTGCCGGATTCGGACGCGCGCCGGGCGATCCTGCGTTACCACCTGAAGGATCGTCCGGTCGCGGGCATCGATCTCCCGGCGATCGTGCGCCGCACCGACGGCTTCTCCGGTGCCGATCTGGCCCACATCTGTACCTCGGCAACGCAATTGGCGATGGCCGACTCGATCAGCACCGGCACCGTGCGCCCGGTCGGCATGGCCGATATCGAGGTCGCACTGAGCCAGGTCAAGCCGAGCGCGGGTCCCTGGTTCGAATCCGCCCGCAACGTAATCGAATTCGCCAATAACGACGGGACGTACGACGAACTCGCGAAGTACATGCGAGCCAAGAAGTTCCGCTCCTGA
- a CDS encoding catalase, which translates to MTKPTTTNTGVPVPSDSDSLTAGTQGPILLHDHYLIEKLAQFNRERVPERIVHAKGAGAYGELVVTNDVSRYTKAKLFRPGARTESLARFSTVAGEQGSPDTWRDPRGFAVKFYTEDGNYDLVGNNTPIFFIKDPLEFPDFIRSQKRLPGSGLRDHNMQWDFWTLRPETAHQVTWLMGDRGIPKTYRHMNGYGSHTYQWINAAGERFWVKYHFKTDQGIDHLTQAEADRLAGADADYHRRDLYEAIDRGEFPSWTLYVQVMPVAEAEGYRFNPFDLTKVWSHRDYPLIEVGKWTLNRNPGNYFVDVEQAAFEPSNVVPGIGFSPDKMLLGRVFAYADAHRYRIGTNYAQLPPNRARAAEVNSYSKEGAMRYDYNDANVPVYAPNSFGGPHADPERAPDGGVWEFAPTVVRSGYIEHAEDDDFAQAGTLVRTVFDDEQRDRLVDNIVGHVLGGVREPVLSRVFEYWKNVDAELGKRVEEGVRAGLDG; encoded by the coding sequence ATGACCAAGCCGACCACCACCAACACCGGAGTGCCGGTGCCGAGCGATAGCGATTCGCTCACCGCGGGCACCCAGGGCCCGATCCTGCTGCACGACCACTACCTCATCGAAAAGCTCGCCCAGTTCAACCGGGAGCGAGTGCCGGAGCGGATCGTGCACGCCAAGGGCGCGGGCGCATACGGCGAGCTGGTGGTGACCAATGACGTGAGTCGCTACACCAAGGCCAAGCTCTTCCGGCCGGGCGCGCGGACCGAATCGCTGGCGCGGTTCTCCACCGTCGCGGGCGAGCAGGGCAGCCCCGACACCTGGCGCGACCCAAGGGGTTTCGCCGTGAAGTTCTACACCGAGGACGGCAACTACGACCTCGTCGGCAACAACACGCCGATCTTCTTCATCAAGGATCCGCTCGAGTTCCCGGACTTCATCCGTTCGCAGAAGCGCCTGCCCGGCAGCGGCCTGCGCGATCACAATATGCAGTGGGACTTCTGGACCCTGCGTCCGGAGACCGCCCATCAGGTCACCTGGCTGATGGGCGACCGCGGTATCCCGAAGACCTACCGTCATATGAACGGCTACGGGTCGCATACCTACCAGTGGATCAATGCCGCGGGCGAGCGCTTCTGGGTGAAATACCACTTCAAGACCGATCAGGGCATCGACCACCTGACCCAGGCCGAGGCCGATCGCCTGGCCGGTGCGGATGCCGACTACCACCGTCGCGATCTGTACGAGGCGATCGACCGCGGCGAGTTCCCGAGCTGGACCCTGTACGTGCAGGTCATGCCGGTCGCCGAGGCCGAGGGCTACCGCTTCAACCCGTTCGACCTGACCAAGGTGTGGTCGCATCGGGACTACCCGCTGATCGAGGTCGGCAAGTGGACCCTGAACCGCAATCCTGGCAACTACTTCGTCGATGTCGAGCAGGCCGCCTTCGAGCCCTCGAATGTCGTTCCCGGCATAGGCTTTTCGCCCGACAAAATGTTGCTCGGCCGGGTATTCGCCTACGCGGACGCGCACCGCTACCGCATCGGCACCAACTACGCGCAGCTGCCGCCGAACCGCGCACGCGCCGCGGAGGTGAACTCTTACTCCAAGGAGGGCGCGATGCGTTACGACTACAACGACGCGAATGTACCTGTCTACGCGCCGAATTCGTTCGGCGGCCCGCATGCGGATCCGGAGCGGGCGCCCGATGGCGGTGTCTGGGAGTTCGCCCCGACCGTCGTACGCTCCGGCTATATCGAGCACGCCGAGGACGACGACTTCGCCCAGGCGGGCACCCTGGTCCGTACGGTGTTCGACGACGAGCAGCGAGATCGTCTAGTGGACAATATCGTCGGCCATGTGCTCGGCGGTGTGCGCGAGCCGGTGCTGTCCCGGGTCTTCGAATACTGGAAGAACGTGGACGCCGAGCTCGGTAAGCGCGTCGAGGAAGGTGTCCGCGCCGGACTGGACGGCTGA
- a CDS encoding Fur family transcriptional regulator, producing MHTNLTDPRERLRAAGLRVTAPRVAVLAAVVARPHSDADRVAATVRETLGSVSTQAVYDVLRACVNAGILRRIEPAGSPALYEARVADNHHHLVCRSCDTVVDIDCVVGTAPCLEPEDAHGFVIDEAEVVFWGLCPTCRTHSAKEAADDQADHHQHRSAGAER from the coding sequence ATGCACACCAACCTGACCGATCCGCGCGAACGCTTGCGCGCGGCCGGCCTGCGGGTTACCGCCCCGCGGGTCGCGGTGCTGGCCGCGGTCGTGGCCCGACCGCATTCGGATGCCGATCGGGTGGCCGCCACCGTCCGCGAAACCCTGGGCTCGGTATCCACGCAGGCCGTCTATGACGTGCTCCGAGCGTGCGTGAACGCCGGAATCCTGCGGCGCATCGAACCCGCCGGTTCGCCCGCGCTGTACGAGGCCAGGGTCGCGGACAACCATCACCATCTGGTGTGCCGAAGCTGCGACACGGTCGTCGATATCGACTGTGTCGTGGGCACAGCCCCCTGCCTGGAACCCGAGGACGCGCACGGGTTCGTGATCGACGAGGCAGAGGTCGTCTTCTGGGGTCTGTGCCCGACCTGCCGTACCCATTCAGCGAAGGAGGCTGCCGATGACCAAGCCGACCACCACCAACACCGGAGTGCCGGTGCCGAGCGATAG
- a CDS encoding FAD-dependent monooxygenase: MSNTNPATIRPRVLVCGGGIGGNAVALQLLRAGIRATVVERAATPRPGGQAVDLRGPSVEVAERMGLMPGIRKSQLDERGMVFVDSEGKELLRMAAEVFEGKGAVAEIEITRGDLNQVLLDLLDEAGGVDYRYGEWVTEISQDDAGADVTFASGSTERFDIVIGADGLHSSTRRLVFGPEEDFSTYLGGYMSFFTLPTPDYAEQHWIAMNSLVGATGVGLRPDADPATCKALVVIRDAANPALRRDVAAQQQLIRERLTDGGTIASTVRDAMATADDFYFDELARIDVPHWSKGRVVLLGDAGYCGSPLTGQGTAMALVGAYVLAGEVAAHATDPEKALARYEEVLRPFVATAQELPPGGLRSMTPQSRFGIRAGLFVSRLMTTKIMKPLMMKMLTKTESYELPDYSVQTVG; this comes from the coding sequence ATGAGCAACACCAACCCCGCCACCATCCGCCCGCGGGTCCTCGTCTGCGGCGGCGGCATCGGCGGCAATGCCGTTGCCCTGCAACTGCTCCGTGCCGGGATCCGGGCCACCGTGGTCGAGCGGGCGGCCACGCCGCGCCCCGGCGGGCAGGCCGTGGATCTGCGCGGGCCGAGCGTCGAGGTGGCGGAGCGGATGGGGCTCATGCCGGGCATCCGCAAATCCCAACTGGACGAGCGCGGCATGGTGTTCGTGGACAGTGAGGGCAAGGAACTGCTGCGCATGGCCGCCGAGGTCTTCGAGGGTAAGGGCGCGGTCGCCGAGATCGAGATCACCCGAGGCGACCTGAACCAGGTGCTGCTCGATCTGCTCGACGAGGCGGGCGGCGTCGACTACCGCTACGGCGAATGGGTTACCGAGATCAGCCAGGACGATGCGGGCGCGGATGTCACCTTCGCCTCCGGCAGCACCGAGCGGTTCGACATCGTGATCGGCGCGGACGGACTGCATTCCTCGACCCGGCGCCTGGTCTTCGGCCCGGAGGAGGATTTCTCCACCTACCTCGGCGGCTACATGTCCTTCTTCACGCTGCCGACGCCCGACTATGCGGAGCAGCATTGGATCGCGATGAACTCCCTGGTCGGCGCGACCGGTGTGGGCCTGCGCCCGGATGCCGATCCGGCCACCTGCAAGGCGCTGGTCGTCATTCGCGACGCCGCGAATCCAGCGCTGCGTCGCGATGTCGCGGCACAGCAGCAGCTCATCCGCGAGCGACTGACCGACGGCGGCACGATCGCGAGCACCGTCCGCGATGCCATGGCCACCGCCGACGACTTCTACTTCGACGAACTGGCGCGCATCGACGTCCCGCACTGGTCCAAGGGCCGCGTGGTGCTGCTCGGCGACGCGGGTTACTGCGGTTCGCCGCTAACCGGACAGGGCACCGCGATGGCACTGGTCGGCGCGTACGTCCTGGCCGGTGAAGTCGCCGCGCACGCAACCGATCCCGAAAAGGCGCTGGCCCGCTACGAAGAGGTGCTGCGGCCGTTTGTCGCCACCGCGCAGGAGCTGCCGCCGGGTGGTCTGCGGTCGATGACGCCCCAATCGCGCTTCGGCATTCGCGCCGGTCTGTTCGTCAGCAGACTGATGACCACCAAGATCATGAAGCCGCTCATGATGAAGATGCTCACCAAAACCGAGAGCTACGAACTGCCCGACTACTCGGTCCAGACGGTCGGCTGA